A stretch of Fluoribacter dumoffii NY 23 DNA encodes these proteins:
- a CDS encoding DUF2188 domain-containing protein → MNREHHVIPNAQGGWDIQQTHHSKKFHFDTKEEAVNKARELSSKEHTELVIHDKQGRIETKDSHGHDPRDIEG, encoded by the coding sequence ATGAATCGAGAACACCATGTGATTCCCAATGCCCAAGGCGGCTGGGATATTCAACAAACACATCATTCCAAAAAATTTCATTTTGATACGAAAGAAGAGGCAGTCAACAAAGCCCGTGAACTCAGCTCCAAAGAACACACAGAGCTAGTTATCCATGATAAGCAAGGGCGAATAGAGACCAAAGATAGCCACGGCCATGACCCACGAGATATTGAAGGATAA
- a CDS encoding GAF domain-containing sensor histidine kinase: MINSQEEFFIIEQIFYGIIDIAIAIAEADFGTIQLLDDTTQHLKIVAQRGFPQYWLNYWEHVSRGEGSYGSALEQGERIIIEDIYHSSLFEGESLDIQLRAGVRAIQSTPLINPDGKVIGMFSTHYKIPHKPNKSLLIVFDILAKHAVDSIEQIKLQKILMKQKEELKEEVSIREEIILMLGHELKNPLTSSKITAQIGKMLIEQEKFEEIKFKKLFDTWVEQIETMEHLIETMLDTTAISEGWFFFNPQEIDLNELLMKITKRFGPLVTYKGTSVVGFWDSYRIEQIVINLITNGIKYGKGNPVNVTLIIVESETLKIIVQDFGIGIAPENRERIFKKFERVNHKSTISGMGLGLYIVNQIVTKLGGNINLDSQLGCGSTFTVTLPLHATLLKTSNNNTTRWSEVPPIKLF; encoded by the coding sequence ATGATAAATTCACAAGAAGAATTTTTTATAATAGAACAAATATTTTATGGCATTATCGATATAGCAATTGCTATTGCAGAAGCAGACTTCGGTACTATTCAACTCCTTGATGATACGACACAGCATTTAAAAATTGTGGCACAACGAGGATTTCCGCAATATTGGCTAAATTATTGGGAACATGTTTCTAGAGGAGAGGGTTCTTATGGGAGTGCGTTAGAACAAGGTGAACGAATCATCATCGAAGATATTTATCATAGTTCTCTATTTGAAGGTGAATCCTTAGATATTCAATTAAGAGCAGGAGTCAGGGCGATACAATCTACTCCATTAATAAATCCCGATGGTAAAGTAATTGGCATGTTTTCTACTCATTATAAAATTCCTCATAAGCCTAATAAGAGCTTGTTAATAGTCTTTGATATTCTTGCGAAACACGCAGTGGATTCCATTGAACAAATAAAATTACAGAAAATACTTATGAAACAAAAAGAGGAACTTAAAGAGGAGGTTTCTATTAGAGAAGAAATCATTTTGATGCTGGGACATGAATTAAAAAACCCCTTAACGAGCAGTAAAATAACTGCGCAGATAGGCAAGATGTTAATAGAGCAAGAAAAGTTTGAGGAAATCAAGTTCAAGAAATTATTCGATACCTGGGTGGAACAAATAGAAACTATGGAACACTTAATTGAAACAATGCTAGATACGACAGCTATTTCAGAAGGATGGTTCTTTTTTAACCCTCAAGAAATTGACCTCAATGAGTTACTCATGAAAATAACAAAAAGATTTGGCCCTCTGGTTACTTATAAAGGAACCTCAGTAGTTGGATTTTGGGATTCTTATCGAATTGAGCAGATAGTAATTAATTTAATTACTAACGGTATCAAATACGGAAAAGGAAATCCAGTCAATGTGACACTCATTATAGTGGAGAGTGAAACTCTAAAAATAATCGTACAGGACTTTGGAATCGGTATTGCACCAGAAAATAGAGAAAGGATTTTTAAAAAATTCGAACGTGTAAATCATAAAAGTACAATAAGTGGTATGGGATTAGGTCTCTATATAGTCAATCAAATCGTTACAAAACTAGGAGGTAATATAAATCTGGATAGTCAACTTGGATGTGGTTCTACTTTTACTGTAACGTTACCTTTGCATGCTACTCTTCTTAAAACTTCCAATAATAATACAACGCGATGGAGCGAAGTTCCTCCGATAAAGCTATTTTAA
- the dinB gene encoding DNA polymerase IV yields MNPTRKIIHIDMDCFYAAIEMRDFPELANRPIAVGGDANKRGVISTCNYAARKFGVRSAMSTAKALQLCRHLIVRPGRMNVYHQESQYIREVFADYTDLIEPLSLDEAFLDVTESTQCQGSATWIAQEIRKRIFQTRKLTASAGIAPNKSLAKIASDWNKPNGQMVIRPQDVEVFMLQLPVRKLFGVGPKMEEKLGTYNIKTCADVQRYSLEYLIHEFGIMGARLYELSRGIDNRPVNPERIRKSISVEETYLKDLPNLEACLAALPELIRRLNARIERAGEILGIHNLFVKLKFNDFQQTTVELVHHEIDVAVLCQLIKEGFSRKCLPVRLLGVGIKLKQHEKVYQMKQLSLFDLSDESRLGGLSESLLHKEASLHF; encoded by the coding sequence ATGAATCCGACAAGAAAAATCATTCATATTGATATGGATTGTTTTTATGCCGCAATTGAAATGCGTGATTTTCCAGAACTGGCCAATAGACCTATTGCGGTAGGAGGGGATGCCAATAAACGAGGAGTTATTTCAACCTGTAATTATGCCGCACGAAAATTTGGTGTGCGCTCGGCAATGTCTACAGCGAAGGCCTTACAATTGTGCCGCCATCTTATCGTACGCCCTGGTCGCATGAATGTGTATCATCAAGAAAGCCAATACATTCGTGAGGTTTTTGCAGACTATACGGATTTGATAGAACCTCTATCCTTGGATGAGGCCTTCCTTGATGTCACCGAATCCACGCAGTGTCAGGGAAGTGCCACTTGGATTGCTCAAGAGATACGAAAGCGTATTTTTCAAACTCGAAAATTAACTGCCAGTGCAGGGATTGCACCCAATAAAAGCTTGGCCAAGATTGCTAGTGATTGGAATAAGCCTAATGGACAAATGGTGATTCGACCTCAAGATGTTGAGGTGTTTATGCTGCAATTACCTGTTCGAAAACTATTTGGGGTAGGTCCCAAGATGGAGGAAAAGTTAGGTACTTACAATATCAAAACGTGCGCGGATGTGCAGCGATACTCCTTAGAATATCTGATTCATGAATTTGGGATTATGGGCGCACGGTTGTATGAATTGTCGCGCGGAATTGATAATCGTCCAGTCAATCCTGAGCGAATCCGCAAATCAATTAGTGTGGAGGAGACTTATTTAAAAGATTTGCCTAATCTTGAGGCCTGTCTTGCTGCATTGCCAGAACTTATTAGGAGACTTAACGCACGTATCGAGCGCGCAGGAGAGATTTTAGGGATTCATAATTTGTTTGTGAAATTAAAATTTAATGACTTTCAACAAACCACAGTAGAACTGGTACATCATGAGATTGATGTTGCAGTTCTTTGCCAATTAATCAAAGAGGGCTTTTCTCGAAAATGTCTTCCGGTGCGATTGTTAGGAGTCGGAATTAAATTAAAACAACATGAAAAAGTATATCAGATGAAGCAATTGTCTTTGTTTGACCTATCTGATGAAAGCCGCCTTGGTGGGCTGTCAGAAAGTTTGCTTCACAAGGAAGCCTCCTTACATTTTTAA
- a CDS encoding Y-family DNA polymerase: MSLPNMFALVDCNNFYASCERLFRPDLKDVPIVVLSNNDGCCIARSNEAKALGITMGEPYFKIKNLCKQHGVKAFSSNYTLYGNISHRVMCTIEEHWPHVEIYSIDEAFLDLSSLPIAHLDTFCEQLQKKILKHTGIPTSIGIGATKTLAKVANHLCKKVFKIPVFNITPNREQLLKQIAVGDVWGVGRQWENKLISRGIHTAYDLAMTNTHLLKKSFNVVLMRTAMELQGISCGGLEEIEPKQSIMSSKSFGQMQTRYASIAESVSSHCARAVEKMRNQHLVAQRMFVFVHTNRFREDLAQHFQAMEFRFVNATDDLRLITKIAKRCLQRIYKSGYYYKKAGVCLEDLIPKNPRQLDMFHQPSDAQLHHTEQLMSVFDHINQKYGRSTIRLAAEGYSKPWAMRAELKSPAYTTRWSEVPQVRLY, translated from the coding sequence ATGAGCTTGCCTAACATGTTTGCCCTGGTCGATTGCAATAACTTTTATGCCAGCTGCGAACGCTTGTTTCGTCCTGATTTAAAGGATGTTCCTATAGTGGTGTTATCCAATAATGATGGTTGTTGTATTGCACGCTCGAATGAGGCCAAAGCATTGGGCATTACGATGGGCGAGCCTTATTTTAAAATTAAAAATTTATGCAAGCAGCATGGAGTGAAAGCCTTTTCTTCAAATTACACACTATATGGCAACATAAGTCATCGTGTGATGTGTACTATTGAGGAACACTGGCCACACGTGGAAATCTACTCCATTGATGAAGCATTTCTTGATTTAAGTAGCTTACCTATCGCGCACCTTGATACTTTTTGCGAGCAACTACAGAAGAAAATTTTAAAACATACGGGAATACCTACCTCAATTGGTATTGGAGCCACCAAAACGTTGGCTAAAGTGGCCAATCATTTATGTAAAAAGGTTTTTAAGATTCCGGTGTTTAATATCACGCCGAACCGTGAGCAATTGTTAAAGCAAATTGCAGTAGGGGATGTGTGGGGAGTAGGGCGGCAATGGGAAAATAAATTAATATCGCGGGGTATTCATACGGCCTATGATTTGGCCATGACCAATACTCATCTTTTGAAGAAAAGTTTTAATGTCGTGTTAATGCGTACGGCCATGGAGCTTCAAGGAATTTCCTGTGGTGGTTTAGAAGAAATTGAGCCGAAACAAAGTATTATGTCGTCAAAAAGTTTTGGACAGATGCAAACCCGATACGCCTCTATTGCCGAATCGGTAAGTAGCCATTGTGCCCGCGCCGTTGAAAAAATGCGCAATCAGCACTTGGTAGCGCAGCGCATGTTTGTTTTTGTACATACCAATCGGTTTCGGGAGGATTTGGCACAACACTTTCAAGCCATGGAGTTTCGTTTTGTGAATGCAACCGATGATTTACGCCTCATTACCAAAATTGCCAAACGATGTCTGCAACGTATTTATAAATCAGGATATTACTATAAAAAAGCAGGGGTATGTCTTGAAGATTTAATTCCTAAAAACCCTCGCCAGCTGGATATGTTTCATCAGCCAAGTGATGCACAATTACATCATACGGAACAGCTGATGAGCGTGTTTGATCACATCAATCAAAAGTATGGACGAAGCACGATTCGACTCGCAGCGGAAGGATATTCAAAACCGTGGGCAATGCGCGCAGAACTTAAATCACCTGCTTATACCACGCGATGGTCTGAGGTTCCTCAAGTTCGCTTGTATTGA
- a CDS encoding LexA family protein — protein sequence MSPRGGKRAGAGRPRGEPTKAVRLPVATLAELEQLKNRTAHQLPIFASKVQAGFPSPADDYIEGYLDLNTKFIKHPSSTFVLQATGDSMVEAGIFSGDWLLVDRSIEPSDGRIVIAAVNGELTVKRLSKKGSQVQLLPANPKFKPIDITQECEMVIWGVVTLVLHELA from the coding sequence ATGTCACCAAGAGGCGGAAAAAGAGCAGGGGCAGGACGTCCTAGGGGTGAGCCGACCAAAGCAGTTCGTCTTCCGGTAGCCACGCTTGCCGAATTAGAACAATTAAAGAATCGTACAGCGCATCAATTGCCCATATTTGCAAGTAAAGTGCAAGCAGGATTCCCATCTCCTGCGGACGATTACATTGAAGGATATCTCGATTTAAATACCAAATTCATTAAACATCCTTCCTCCACGTTTGTTTTGCAAGCCACAGGAGATTCGATGGTGGAGGCTGGTATTTTTTCAGGTGATTGGCTGTTAGTCGACAGAAGCATAGAGCCCTCTGATGGACGTATTGTAATTGCAGCGGTGAATGGCGAACTCACGGTGAAACGCCTTTCAAAAAAGGGCAGTCAGGTACAATTACTTCCTGCTAATCCCAAATTTAAACCCATTGATATTACCCAAGAGTGTGAGATGGTGATTTGGGGTGTGGTCACTTTAGTTCTTCATGAGCTTGCCTAA
- a CDS encoding SOS response-associated peptidase: MCGRFAYIASYDKLKYQFHLSKSIEITPRFNIAPGAELVCLVETEAYEIQSVLLRWGLIPSWVTDRKKIGSLINARAETLFEKPAFRQAMKSKRCLMPMSGFYEWHQEEGIKQPYFFQKKNRDLLAVAALWDTWQHEEEVIHSCCLITTDANPLMLPVHHRMPVILDEEAQAIWLDNTQCDKAQLLALMKPYPYDDLEGYRVSTLVNKADFDHPLAMEPLAK; encoded by the coding sequence ATGTGTGGCCGATTTGCTTATATAGCCTCTTATGACAAGTTAAAATATCAATTTCATCTATCCAAATCGATTGAAATTACCCCTCGATTTAATATTGCGCCAGGGGCTGAGCTGGTTTGTCTCGTGGAAACCGAAGCTTATGAAATTCAAAGTGTGTTATTGCGCTGGGGACTCATTCCTTCTTGGGTAACAGACAGAAAAAAAATAGGTAGTCTCATTAATGCTCGTGCCGAAACCCTTTTTGAAAAACCGGCATTTCGCCAGGCGATGAAATCCAAACGTTGTTTAATGCCTATGAGTGGTTTTTACGAATGGCACCAAGAGGAGGGTATTAAACAACCTTATTTCTTTCAAAAAAAGAATCGTGACTTACTGGCTGTTGCGGCTCTTTGGGATACCTGGCAGCATGAAGAAGAAGTAATCCATTCCTGTTGTCTGATTACCACTGACGCGAACCCCTTAATGCTACCAGTGCATCATCGGATGCCTGTTATTTTAGATGAAGAAGCCCAAGCCATTTGGCTTGATAACACGCAATGTGATAAAGCACAACTATTGGCATTAATGAAACCTTATCCTTATGATGATTTGGAAGGGTATCGGGTTTCTACTTTAGTGAATAAGGCTGATTTTGACCATCCCTTGGCGATGGAGCCCTTAGCTAAATAA
- a CDS encoding endonuclease, producing MLRFLLLLGCISLSYAQSPGSFSQSKKIAAQLFQKHPQTIYCQCSYEDKEVNLSSCGMQAADSIKRAHRIEWEHIMAAEHFGQQFACWRELLCEDKHGKPYKGRRCCEKIDEQFRHVEAELYNLWPEVGVVNQARSNYRFSVLPEQPDYLGCTMKIDKKLRRAEPPDSAKGVVARAYLFMAEHYGLSLSSSQRQLFLVWNKTFPPSSWEKQWALHVAAIEGYENPYIINWQENASLRMATR from the coding sequence ATGCTGCGATTCTTATTGTTACTGGGCTGTATCTCTCTAAGCTATGCCCAATCTCCTGGTTCTTTTTCACAATCTAAGAAAATTGCAGCGCAATTATTTCAGAAACACCCACAAACCATATATTGCCAATGCAGTTATGAAGATAAAGAAGTCAATTTATCCAGTTGTGGCATGCAAGCAGCAGATTCAATCAAAAGAGCACACCGCATTGAGTGGGAGCATATTATGGCTGCCGAACACTTTGGGCAGCAATTTGCATGTTGGCGTGAACTCCTGTGCGAGGACAAACATGGAAAACCCTATAAAGGGCGACGATGTTGTGAAAAAATCGATGAACAATTTCGTCATGTGGAAGCTGAACTTTATAACTTGTGGCCGGAAGTAGGGGTGGTGAATCAAGCCCGTTCGAACTATCGGTTTAGTGTGTTGCCTGAACAGCCCGATTATCTGGGATGTACCATGAAAATTGATAAAAAATTGCGGCGGGCTGAGCCGCCCGATTCTGCCAAAGGAGTGGTGGCACGCGCTTATTTATTTATGGCGGAACATTATGGATTATCGTTAAGCTCATCGCAAAGACAATTGTTTCTGGTTTGGAATAAAACATTTCCTCCAAGTTCCTGGGAAAAACAATGGGCATTGCACGTAGCTGCAATTGAAGGATATGAAAATCCTTACATTATCAATTGGCAAGAAAATGCATCGCTTAGGATGGCTACTCGATAA
- a CDS encoding class I SAM-dependent methyltransferase: MEYTKQILSMLREGDFAHPGEIEAIELSLLPIAKNSEAHILDVGCGLGGTAHYVQKKGWGLVTGVDIDRTLIESAKTSYPDVQFICDDILKSTKLAHKSFQCIYSFSAFFCFTSQEIALKKLAQLSDSHGRLVLFDYSRPDVTPIQSPFPWSKTASHFNPIYLPELKKQLSATGWRFNESVDLTEYFILWYTLLLHSFEQKREQVEHQFGQRAWDILYSGFKQLLRDLNTKKIGGIVVYASLNHA; this comes from the coding sequence ATGGAATATACGAAACAGATATTGTCAATGTTAAGAGAGGGGGATTTTGCGCATCCGGGTGAAATTGAAGCAATCGAGCTTTCTTTGTTACCTATTGCTAAAAATAGTGAAGCACACATACTTGATGTTGGATGTGGATTAGGTGGAACTGCTCATTATGTACAAAAAAAAGGATGGGGTTTAGTTACAGGAGTTGATATTGATAGAACTCTTATTGAGAGCGCAAAGACGAGCTATCCTGATGTTCAATTTATATGCGACGATATATTGAAGAGCACTAAGCTTGCCCACAAATCATTTCAATGTATCTATAGCTTCAGTGCCTTTTTTTGTTTTACATCTCAAGAAATTGCGTTAAAAAAATTAGCACAGCTTTCAGATTCCCATGGGAGGCTCGTTTTATTTGATTACTCAAGACCCGATGTGACACCAATTCAAAGCCCCTTTCCATGGTCAAAAACAGCCTCTCATTTTAATCCAATTTATTTACCCGAGTTAAAAAAGCAGCTCTCTGCCACTGGATGGAGATTTAATGAAAGTGTTGATCTAACTGAGTACTTTATTCTTTGGTATACGCTTTTATTACATTCGTTTGAACAAAAGCGCGAGCAGGTTGAGCATCAATTTGGTCAACGCGCTTGGGATATTCTGTATTCAGGATTCAAGCAATTATTGAGGGATCTCAATACAAAAAAAATAGGTGGTATTGTGGTGTATGCGAGTCTTAATCATGCTTAA
- a CDS encoding endonuclease has protein sequence MLRFLLLLGCISLSYAQSPGSFSQSKKIAAQLFQKHPQTIYCQCSYEDKEVNLSSCGMQAADSIKRAHRIEWEHIMAAEHFGQQFACWRELLCEDKHGKPYKGRRCCEKIDEQFRHVEAELYNLWPEVGVVNQARSNYRFSVLPEQPDY, from the coding sequence ATGCTGCGATTCTTATTGTTACTGGGCTGTATCTCTCTAAGCTATGCCCAATCTCCTGGTTCTTTTTCACAATCTAAGAAAATTGCAGCGCAATTATTTCAGAAACACCCACAAACCATATATTGCCAATGCAGTTATGAAGATAAAGAAGTCAATTTATCCAGTTGTGGCATGCAAGCAGCAGATTCAATCAAAAGAGCACACCGCATTGAGTGGGAGCATATTATGGCTGCCGAACACTTTGGGCAGCAATTTGCATGTTGGCGTGAACTCCTGTGCGAGGACAAACATGGAAAACCCTATAAAGGGCGACGATGTTGTGAAAAAATCGATGAACAATTTCGTCATGTGGAAGCTGAACTTTATAACTTGTGGCCGGAAGTAGGGGTGGTGAATCAAGCCCGTTCGAACTATCGGTTTAGTGTGTTGCCTGAACAGCCCGATTATC